In Daphnia magna isolate NIES linkage group LG6, ASM2063170v1.1, whole genome shotgun sequence, the following are encoded in one genomic region:
- the LOC116924363 gene encoding uncharacterized protein LOC116924363 — protein MRIDLILATTICFAVVFGSAGAVNQHWSARSVRTAIQVGIHRALEQQVHLPGTIRSEIEDVIVDRLADHLLKQITQINEITRESYTIAKDFIDSAVKSSSRRTRWPNEQTIHYLEAEVAEAEQKISALHPSTGLMMSIDSNARMSALNLEQIIADVISELMKDEAFVHIIEWLSTLPSVLHGIADEFLANKTFQEIFAMLGSRSEAVQGMLVQGVVVQDLPAVNTVTGNTAGKPSGSESVLGLVGAGLREAQFILKVVAKTYHLIVEEQVKKLDKQMVDYRQQMPFIPEEVMMYIQTSAMHMVRFKSE, from the exons ATGCGTATCGACTTGATTCTAGCCACGACTATATGCTTTGCTGTCGTGTTCGGCAGTGCGGGAGCGGTCAATCAAC ATTGGTCCGCTCGGAGTGTGCGAACGGCCATCCAGGTTGGCATTCATCGAGCACTGGAACAACAGGTACATCTTCCAGGCACAATTCGTTCCGAAATAGAAGACGTCATCGTTGATCGCTTGGCAGATCACTTGCTCAAGCAGATCACCCAAATAAATGAGATCACACGAGAATCATACACAATTGCCAAAGATTTCATCGATTCAGCCGTTAAATCATCATCTAgaag AACTCGCTGGCCCAATGAACAAACAATCCATTACTTGGAAGCCGAAGTGGCCGAAGCCGAGCAAAAAATATCAGCTTTGCATCCATCCACCGGATTAATGATGTCAATCGATTCTAATGCCAGAATGTCGGCTCTCAATCTCGAGCAAATCATTGCTGATGTCATTAGCGAACTAATGAAGGACGAAGCTTTCGTGCACATCATCGAGTGGCTCTCCACGCTACCTAGCGTCCTCCACGGC ATTGCAGATGAATTTTTAGCCAACAAAACTTTCCAAGAAATTTTCGCCATGTTAGGCAGTCGTTCAGAGGCGGTGCAAGGAATGTTGGTACAAGGTGTTGTTGTACAAGACCTTCCGGCCGTCAACACCGTAACAGGAAACACTGCAGGAAAACCCTCCGGCTCGGAATCCGTCCTCGGACTTGTCGGAGCTGGTTTGAGGGAAGCTCAATTCATTTTGAAAGTTGTTGCCAAAACCTATCACCTG attGTTGAAGAGCAAGTGAAAAAACTGGACAAGCAAATGGTCGATTACCGACAACAAATGCCTTTTATTCCTGAAGAAGTAATGATGTACATTCAAACGTCTGCTATGCACATGGTGAGATTTAAATCCGAGTAG